In Fusobacterium canifelinum, a genomic segment contains:
- a CDS encoding DUF6672 family protein, giving the protein MKNTLKVTIIVLILVVISVILFITGKRHNILIENNSSTGIKYSINGEPYKTLDTGKKAEGITKGISNVIFIKTNDGKVIEKDLPSNDVNIFINEIINNSESWYKEKDVK; this is encoded by the coding sequence ATGAAAAATACATTAAAAGTAACTATTATAGTTTTAATTCTTGTTGTGATTTCTGTAATTCTTTTTATAACTGGAAAAAGACATAATATTTTAATAGAAAATAATTCATCAACAGGAATTAAATATAGTATAAATGGAGAGCCATATAAAACATTAGATACAGGAAAAAAAGCAGAAGGTATTACAAAAGGTATATCTAATGTTATCTTTATAAAAACAAATGATGGTAAAGTTATAGAAAAAGATTTGCCATCTAATGATGTAAATATTTTTATAAATGAAATCATAAATAACTCTGAAAGTTGGTACAAAGAAAAAGATGTAAAATAG
- a CDS encoding glucosaminidase domain-containing protein — protein MKKYLLAVIFICLSFLSYSDGAEVLDQDTNTGVITQAKDFAKVKGKSKKQIFIDTLIPTIEKIRTKVEADKQYVIGLIEKEVLTEEEKLFLNEMFTKYKVKSRSKKDLVHKMVVPPTSFILGQASLESGWGSSKLAKEGNNLFAIRSTLKDKEKTVYLGPNQFYKKYETLEDSLMDYIMTLSRHSSYSNLRKAINDGEETMVLIKHLGNYSEVKNIYEQRLTQIITKNNLVKYDD, from the coding sequence ATGAAGAAATATTTACTAGCAGTTATTTTTATATGCTTGTCATTTCTTTCTTATTCTGATGGAGCAGAAGTCCTAGATCAAGATACTAATACTGGTGTGATTACCCAAGCAAAAGATTTTGCTAAGGTAAAAGGTAAGTCTAAAAAGCAAATTTTTATTGATACGCTTATCCCTACCATAGAAAAAATAAGAACTAAGGTAGAAGCTGATAAGCAATATGTAATAGGTTTAATAGAAAAAGAAGTATTAACTGAGGAAGAAAAGTTATTTTTAAATGAAATGTTTACCAAATACAAGGTAAAAAGTAGATCAAAAAAAGATTTAGTACACAAAATGGTGGTTCCACCAACATCATTTATTTTAGGGCAGGCTTCATTAGAAAGTGGTTGGGGAAGCTCAAAGCTTGCAAAAGAGGGGAATAACCTATTTGCAATAAGATCCACTTTGAAAGATAAGGAAAAAACGGTTTATCTAGGACCTAATCAGTTTTATAAGAAGTATGAAACTTTGGAAGATTCTTTAATGGATTATATAATGACTTTATCAAGACATTCTAGTTATTCAAATTTAAGAAAAGCTATTAATGATGGTGAAGAAACTATGGTACTTATAAAACATTTAGGAAATTATTCTGAGGTAAAAAATATTTATGAGCAAAGATTAACTCAAATAATAACAAAAAACAATTTAGTGAAATATGATGACTAG
- a CDS encoding glycerophosphodiester phosphodiesterase, whose amino-acid sequence MKIFAHRGASGYAPENTLTAIKKAIEMKADGIEIDIQLTKDGKIVVMHDWKVDRTTTGRGFVYELDFDYIRSLDAGQWYTKDFIGEVVPTLEEVLDILPNNMMLNIEIKDTARKHSNIEEKMLEVLKKYPEKFDNIVVSSFHHDKIKRLQELEPKLKLALLTDSEFIEIEKYLSTNGLNSYSYHPEINLISKKDVEILHKNGVKVFVWTVNKEEDLDYLVKLGVDGVITNYPDIMKELLM is encoded by the coding sequence ATGAAAATTTTTGCACACAGAGGAGCATCTGGTTATGCACCAGAAAATACTTTAACAGCTATTAAAAAAGCCATAGAAATGAAAGCTGATGGTATAGAAATAGATATCCAACTTACAAAAGATGGAAAGATAGTTGTTATGCATGATTGGAAAGTAGATAGAACTACAACTGGTAGAGGTTTTGTATATGAATTAGATTTTGACTATATAAGATCTTTAGATGCAGGACAATGGTATACAAAAGATTTCATAGGGGAAGTTGTTCCTACATTAGAAGAAGTTTTAGATATACTTCCAAATAATATGATGTTAAATATAGAAATTAAAGATACAGCAAGAAAACATAGTAATATAGAAGAAAAAATGTTAGAAGTTTTAAAAAAATACCCAGAAAAATTTGATAATATCGTTGTATCTTCTTTTCATCATGATAAAATAAAAAGATTGCAAGAATTAGAACCAAAACTAAAATTAGCATTATTAACTGATAGTGAATTTATAGAAATAGAAAAATATTTGTCAACTAATGGATTAAATTCTTATAGTTACCACCCAGAAATAAATCTTATTTCTAAAAAAGATGTTGAAATATTACATAAAAATGGTGTAAAAGTTTTTGTATGGACTGTAAATAAAGAAGAAGACTTAGATTATTTAGTAAAGTTAGGTGTTGATGGAGTTATAACTAACTATCCTGACATTATGAAAGAGTTGTTAATGTAA
- a CDS encoding putative periplasmic lipoprotein — protein sequence MKKFLLALMLIILFVACGRSGKSYFTLDNPSDEKITVIIDGKEHSLEAASHEKVELAVGEHTVENDKYKVTFTVYKNSKGGIIILLDILI from the coding sequence ATGAAAAAATTTTTATTAGCTTTAATGCTAATTATTTTATTTGTTGCTTGTGGAAGAAGTGGAAAATCATATTTTACTTTGGATAACCCAAGTGATGAAAAAATAACTGTTATTATTGATGGAAAAGAACATAGTTTGGAAGCTGCTTCTCATGAAAAAGTTGAACTTGCTGTTGGAGAACATACTGTTGAAAATGATAAATATAAAGTTACTTTCACTGTTTATAAAAACTCAAAAGGTGGTATTATAATCCTACTGGATATCCTTATATAA
- the trhA gene encoding PAQR family membrane homeostasis protein TrhA, with protein sequence MRLNRRLTFSEELANTVTHGVMAAATLTLLPIGSIWGYIHGGYAAATGISIFIMSLLLMFLSSTLYHAMYHNSKHKAIFRILDHIFIYVAIAGSYTPVALVIVGGWKGILIVVIQWVIVLVGILYKSLATRAMPKLSLTLYLIMGWTAIFFFPTLIRKANTVFLVLVILGGVMYSIGAYFFAYDYKKYYHMIWHLFIDIAAILHLIGIGFFLYRK encoded by the coding sequence ATGAGATTAAATAGAAGATTAACATTTTCAGAGGAACTTGCAAATACTGTAACTCATGGAGTTATGGCAGCAGCTACTCTTACATTATTACCTATTGGTAGTATATGGGGCTATATTCATGGAGGCTATGCTGCAGCCACAGGAATAAGTATTTTTATTATGTCATTACTTTTGATGTTTTTAAGTTCAACACTTTACCATGCCATGTATCATAACAGTAAACATAAGGCTATTTTTAGAATTTTGGATCATATTTTTATTTATGTTGCTATTGCAGGAAGCTATACTCCAGTTGCCCTAGTCATAGTAGGTGGCTGGAAAGGAATTCTAATTGTTGTTATACAATGGGTAATTGTACTAGTTGGTATATTATATAAGTCATTGGCAACAAGAGCTATGCCAAAACTAAGTCTAACTTTGTATTTGATAATGGGTTGGACAGCAATATTTTTCTTCCCTACACTTATTAGAAAGGCAAATACAGTTTTTCTTGTATTAGTTATTTTAGGTGGTGTTATGTACTCAATAGGGGCTTATTTCTTTGCATATGATTATAAAAAATATTATCATATGATATGGCATTTATTTATTGATATTGCCGCTATTTTACACTTAATTGGAATAGGATTTTTCTTATATAGAAAATAA
- a CDS encoding acyl-CoA thioesterase, with protein MFVIYYTIKKEDLNYGNHVGNERALLFFQWAREEFLRHNNLSETNIGDGSGFIQVEATVQYKKQLFLNQKIEVRITKIEIKGLKIIFEHEIYNGQDLAITGTATVLAYNYEEQKVKKVPANFKEIVEKYLV; from the coding sequence ATGTTTGTAATTTACTATACAATAAAGAAAGAAGATTTGAATTATGGGAATCATGTTGGAAATGAAAGAGCCTTATTATTCTTTCAATGGGCAAGAGAAGAGTTTTTAAGACATAATAACTTAAGTGAAACTAATATCGGAGATGGCAGTGGATTTATTCAAGTTGAAGCTACTGTTCAATATAAAAAACAATTATTTTTAAACCAAAAAATAGAGGTTAGAATAACAAAAATAGAAATAAAAGGCTTGAAAATAATTTTTGAACATGAAATATACAATGGACAAGATTTAGCTATAACAGGTACTGCAACAGTTCTAGCATATAACTATGAAGAACAAAAAGTTAAAAAAGTTCCTGCTAATTTTAAAGAAATAGTTGAAAAATATTTAGTCTAA
- a CDS encoding nitroreductase family protein codes for MIIENIKHTRSHRRFTEKKINEEEILEMLEGARFSASTKNAQILRYSYTIDDEKCQKLFSAVSLGGLLKNEDKATFEERARGFILISAKKDITTPESRLYFDVGIASQNIILIADELGYGACIVMSYNKKAFEEILELPEEYDSKAVIILGESKDIVKLVDSKDEEDTKYFVEDGIHHVPKLKLGDLILAKK; via the coding sequence ATGATAATTGAAAACATTAAACACACTCGCTCACACAGAAGATTTACTGAAAAAAAGATTAATGAAGAAGAAATTTTAGAAATGTTAGAAGGAGCAAGATTTTCTGCTTCAACTAAAAATGCTCAAATTTTAAGATATTCTTATACAATAGATGATGAAAAATGTCAAAAATTATTTTCTGCTGTTTCTTTGGGAGGACTTTTAAAAAATGAGGATAAGGCTACATTTGAAGAAAGAGCTAGAGGATTTATATTAATTTCTGCAAAAAAAGATATCACAACTCCTGAATCAAGACTTTATTTTGATGTTGGTATAGCCTCTCAAAATATCATTTTAATAGCTGATGAATTAGGTTATGGTGCATGTATTGTTATGTCATATAATAAGAAAGCCTTTGAAGAAATCTTAGAGCTACCAGAAGAATATGACTCAAAAGCTGTTATAATTTTAGGTGAATCAAAAGATATTGTAAAATTAGTAGATTCAAAAGATGAAGAAGATACTAAATATTTTGTTGAAGATGGAATACACCATGTACCTAAATTAAAATTAGGTGATCTTATCCTTGCAAAAAAATAA
- the rpsT gene encoding 30S ribosomal protein S20 gives MANSKSAKKRILVAERNRVRNQAVKTRVKTMAKKVLSTLEVKDVEAAKAALSVAYKEFDKAVSKGILKKNTASRKKARLAAKVNALVNSL, from the coding sequence ATGGCAAATTCAAAATCAGCTAAAAAGAGAATATTAGTAGCAGAAAGAAATAGAGTTAGAAATCAAGCAGTTAAAACAAGAGTTAAAACTATGGCTAAAAAAGTTTTATCTACACTAGAAGTGAAAGATGTTGAAGCTGCAAAAGCAGCATTATCAGTTGCATACAAAGAATTTGATAAGGCTGTAAGTAAAGGAATTTTAAAGAAAAATACTGCTTCTAGAAAGAAAGCTAGATTAGCAGCAAAAGTTAATGCTTTAGTAAATTCTCTTTAA
- a CDS encoding DJ-1/PfpI family protein → MKKIAIFLFEGAELFEIASFTDVFGWNNVVGLKEFRDIKVETISYKKSIKCTWGGELKAEKIITENNIEKFFDYDVIVVPGGFGKANFFKEKDNEIFKKLIKYFSENNKIIVAICSAVINLLETTYIKNKKVTTYLLDNKRYFNQLKNYNIIPVEEEIVIDNNLFTCSGPGNALELSFRLLEKLTSNENVNIIKDNMFLK, encoded by the coding sequence ATGAAAAAGATAGCAATATTTTTATTTGAAGGTGCAGAATTGTTTGAAATAGCAAGTTTTACAGATGTATTTGGTTGGAATAATGTTGTTGGTTTAAAAGAATTCAGAGATATAAAAGTGGAAACAATTTCATATAAAAAAAGCATAAAATGTACTTGGGGTGGAGAATTAAAAGCAGAAAAAATTATTACAGAAAATAATATAGAAAAATTTTTTGATTATGATGTTATAGTTGTTCCAGGTGGTTTTGGAAAAGCTAATTTTTTTAAAGAGAAAGATAATGAGATTTTTAAAAAACTAATTAAATATTTTTCTGAAAACAATAAAATTATTGTAGCTATTTGTAGTGCAGTAATAAATTTATTAGAAACAACTTATATAAAAAATAAGAAAGTTACAACTTATTTACTGGATAATAAAAGATACTTTAATCAGTTAAAAAACTATAATATTATTCCTGTTGAAGAAGAAATAGTTATAGATAATAATTTATTCACTTGTTCAGGACCAGGTAATGCCTTAGAATTATCTTTTAGACTTTTAGAAAAATTAACATCTAATGAAAATGTTAATATTATTAAAGATAATATGTTTTTAAAATAA
- a CDS encoding FKBP-type peptidyl-prolyl cis-trans isomerase, with translation MKIGENKVVTLEYKVYDADTKELLEDTAELGPYFYIQGMGQFLPKIEAALDGKSKGHKLKIEIPMDEAYGDYDEELVEELTKADFADFDDIYEGMEFVVELEDGTEMIAVITEIDGDKVYTDSNHPFSGRNLLFEVEVADVREATEEELDHGHVHFHGFEDDEE, from the coding sequence ATGAAAATAGGAGAAAATAAAGTTGTAACATTAGAATATAAGGTATATGATGCTGATACAAAAGAATTATTGGAAGATACTGCTGAATTAGGACCATATTTCTATATTCAAGGTATGGGACAATTTCTACCTAAAATAGAAGCGGCATTAGATGGTAAATCAAAAGGACATAAATTAAAAATTGAAATTCCTATGGATGAAGCTTATGGGGATTATGATGAAGAATTAGTTGAAGAATTGACAAAAGCAGACTTTGCAGATTTTGATGATATCTATGAAGGGATGGAATTTGTTGTTGAATTAGAAGATGGAACAGAAATGATAGCAGTTATCACTGAAATAGATGGAGATAAAGTTTACACAGATTCAAATCACCCATTCTCTGGAAGAAACTTATTATTTGAAGTAGAAGTAGCAGATGTGAGAGAAGCTACTGAGGAAGAATTAGACCATGGACATGTACATTTTCATGGATTTGAAGATGATGAGGAGTAA
- the rpiB gene encoding ribose 5-phosphate isomerase B translates to MKIALGADHGGYELKEKIKQHLAKKEGIEVIDFGTNSTESVDYPKYGHLVAKSVVDKEVDFGILVCGTGIGISIAANKIKGIRAANCTNTTMAKLTRQHNDANILALGARIVGDVLALDIVDEFLSASFEGGRHQKRVEQIEKETCNLF, encoded by the coding sequence ATGAAGATAGCTTTAGGTGCAGATCATGGTGGTTATGAATTAAAAGAAAAAATAAAACAACATTTAGCTAAAAAAGAAGGAATAGAAGTAATTGACTTTGGAACTAACAGCACAGAAAGTGTTGATTATCCAAAGTATGGACATCTAGTAGCTAAAAGTGTTGTAGATAAAGAAGTTGATTTTGGAATTTTAGTTTGTGGAACAGGTATAGGTATTTCTATTGCAGCTAATAAGATAAAAGGAATAAGAGCTGCAAATTGTACAAATACAACTATGGCAAAATTGACAAGACAACATAATGATGCAAATATTTTAGCTTTAGGAGCTAGAATAGTTGGAGATGTATTAGCATTAGATATAGTTGATGAATTTTTATCTGCTTCTTTTGAAGGTGGAAGACATCAAAAAAGAGTTGAACAAATAGAAAAGGAAACTTGTAATTTATTTTAA
- a CDS encoding histidine triad nucleotide-binding protein, with translation MATLFTKIINKEIPANIVYEDDDVIAFKDIAPVAPIHVLVVPKKEIPTINDITDEDALLIGKVYRVIGKLAKEFGIDKDGYRVVSNCNEHGGQTVFHIHFHLIGGEKLGTMV, from the coding sequence ATGGCAACATTGTTTACAAAAATTATTAATAAGGAAATTCCTGCAAATATAGTGTATGAAGATGATGATGTAATAGCTTTTAAAGATATTGCACCAGTAGCACCAATTCATGTCCTTGTTGTACCTAAGAAAGAAATTCCTACAATAAATGATATTACTGATGAAGATGCTTTATTAATAGGAAAAGTATACAGAGTAATAGGAAAATTAGCTAAGGAATTTGGAATAGACAAAGATGGTTATAGAGTTGTATCAAATTGTAATGAACATGGAGGACAAACTGTGTTTCATATTCACTTTCATTTAATTGGTGGAGAAAAATTAGGAACAATGGTTTAG
- a CDS encoding ISL3 family transposase, with product MISLSLSNFIKTILNIQDDNISFPEEDYCQIIQKGNYVIKVFKGFLKSNYCSCPHCNSKNIVKNGSRERNIKFIPFQNYNIELNLSIQRHICKDCKKTFSPSTSVAKDNSNISNNLKYAIAQELQENISLTFIAKKYNLSISSVQRIMDECYSDFKVNKDHLPETICIDEFKSVKNIDGAMSFIFADYQTKNIIDIVEDRRLNSLTEYFSRFSLEARNNVKYICMDMYSPYISLVKSIFPESEIVLDKFHIVNLVSRAFNQTRISIMNSLKDDSLKRKLKLFWKLLQKYYPDLCQEPYYCPSFKYKLSTKQKVNYLLEKSPELDVNFNIYQDILQSIRHNNFKRFENIVKKNLAKKEKVSKKMLVALKTFKKYMKHIENMFKSNITNGLIEGLNNKIKSIKRTAFGYSNFSNFKKRILIQAGIISIGA from the coding sequence GTGATTTCATTGTCTCTATCTAATTTTATCAAAACTATTTTAAATATTCAAGATGATAATATTTCTTTTCCAGAAGAAGATTATTGTCAGATTATTCAAAAAGGTAATTATGTGATTAAAGTTTTTAAAGGTTTTCTTAAATCTAATTATTGTTCTTGTCCTCATTGTAATTCTAAAAATATTGTTAAAAATGGTTCTAGAGAACGTAATATTAAATTTATTCCTTTTCAAAATTACAACATTGAACTTAATCTTAGTATACAAAGACATATCTGTAAAGATTGTAAAAAAACTTTTTCTCCTTCTACTAGTGTTGCTAAAGATAATTCTAATATTTCTAATAACCTTAAATACGCTATTGCGCAAGAACTTCAAGAAAATATTTCTCTTACTTTTATTGCTAAGAAGTACAATCTTTCTATTTCTTCAGTTCAAAGAATTATGGATGAGTGTTACTCTGATTTTAAGGTTAATAAAGACCATTTACCTGAAACTATATGCATTGATGAGTTTAAGTCAGTTAAAAATATTGATGGTGCTATGTCTTTTATCTTTGCTGATTATCAAACTAAAAATATTATTGATATTGTGGAAGATAGAAGATTAAATTCCTTGACAGAATACTTTTCAAGATTTTCACTTGAAGCTAGGAATAATGTAAAATATATCTGTATGGATATGTATTCTCCATATATTAGTTTGGTAAAATCTATTTTTCCTGAGTCTGAGATAGTATTAGATAAATTTCATATTGTTAATCTAGTTAGTAGAGCTTTTAACCAAACTAGAATATCTATTATGAATTCTCTTAAAGATGATTCATTAAAAAGAAAATTAAAACTATTTTGGAAATTACTCCAAAAATATTATCCTGACCTTTGTCAAGAACCATATTATTGTCCAAGCTTTAAATACAAACTTAGTACTAAGCAAAAAGTGAACTATCTTCTAGAAAAGAGTCCTGAATTAGATGTTAATTTTAATATATATCAAGATATTCTTCAATCAATAAGACATAATAACTTTAAAAGATTTGAAAATATTGTAAAGAAAAATTTAGCTAAAAAAGAGAAAGTATCTAAAAAAATGCTAGTAGCTTTAAAGACTTTTAAAAAATATATGAAACACATTGAAAATATGTTTAAGTCAAACATTACAAATGGGTTGATAGAAGGTTTAAACAACAAAATTAAGTCAATAAAGAGAACAGCATTTGGATATTCAAATTTTAGTAATTTTAAAAAGCGCATATTAATTCAAGCAGGAATTATATCAATTGGTGCTTAA
- a CDS encoding toxin-antitoxin system YwqK family antitoxin, whose protein sequence is MKRILRFILFLLLVIVFVSCDNNKGPFEIRREGGKLILYSDNKLAKGWVDTNINDGNVVVKSKSIEYKKGIPTGNFKIYDKNGLVVIEAKLENKEKNIFQGQMVTIADDKLRKAIGEFSLDTDYLIEGISYEDIDLPFESIINGDIEVKYKNNQIKYKGKYKNSKRIGEHVSYFENGNLEAKGEYKEDGSANRVEYYMNGNLALKESFSDYNNHVYNGTYEQYYESGQLEVREKYLENGDSIYEEFYFNGNLKKKCNYRNYDEEKVLNGEYIEYYENGKVKANVYYSNNVLEKFAINYSNGVLGFLGDRKKGNGKIYLKNGQLLLSLENGKYYMDGIFAYNPYGIEAETMEVKKILEDLPYSNYVTE, encoded by the coding sequence ATGAAAAGAATATTGAGATTTATATTATTTTTGTTGTTAGTAATAGTTTTTGTATCTTGTGATAATAATAAAGGTCCATTTGAAATAAGAAGAGAAGGTGGGAAACTTATATTATACTCTGACAATAAGTTAGCAAAAGGATGGGTAGATACAAATATCAATGATGGTAATGTAGTTGTTAAAAGTAAAAGTATAGAGTATAAAAAAGGGATTCCAACAGGAAATTTTAAAATATATGATAAAAATGGCTTAGTAGTTATTGAAGCAAAACTAGAGAATAAAGAAAAAAATATATTTCAAGGGCAAATGGTAACAATTGCAGATGATAAATTAAGAAAAGCAATAGGAGAATTTTCACTTGATACTGATTATTTGATTGAGGGAATTTCATATGAGGATATAGATTTACCATTTGAAAGTATAATTAATGGAGATATAGAAGTAAAATATAAAAATAACCAAATTAAATATAAAGGAAAATATAAAAATTCAAAAAGAATAGGTGAACATGTAAGTTATTTTGAAAATGGAAATCTTGAAGCAAAGGGTGAATATAAAGAAGATGGAAGTGCAAATCGTGTTGAATATTATATGAATGGGAATCTAGCTTTAAAAGAATCATTTTCAGATTATAACAATCATGTATATAATGGTACATATGAACAATATTATGAAAGTGGACAGTTAGAAGTAAGGGAAAAATATCTGGAAAATGGAGATTCAATCTATGAAGAATTTTATTTTAATGGTAATTTAAAGAAGAAATGTAATTATAGAAATTATGATGAAGAAAAAGTACTTAATGGAGAATACATTGAGTATTATGAAAATGGTAAGGTAAAAGCTAATGTATATTATAGTAATAATGTGCTTGAAAAATTTGCAATAAATTATTCAAATGGTGTACTAGGTTTTTTAGGGGATAGGAAAAAAGGAAATGGAAAGATATATTTAAAAAATGGACAATTACTACTATCATTAGAAAATGGAAAATACTATATGGATGGGATATTTGCTTATAATCCTTATGGTATTGAAGCAGAAACAATGGAAGTGAAGAAGATTTTAGAAGATTTACCTTATTCAAACTATGTAACAGAGTAG
- a CDS encoding RNA-binding domain-containing protein: MELKENINIEFKKEFTTELKKEVVAFANTNEGTIYVGIDDFGNVIGIENADEVLNQVVLSIRNSIKPDITIYCNSKIEKIKNKNVIVIRVQRGALRPYYIAEKGLKPSGVYVRQGSSSVPASEENIRQMIKETDGDSYEKLRSLNQDLTFDYTKKIFEENALSFGLSQKKTLGLIGEDDLYTNLALLLSEQCNHTLKVAVFEGIEKNIFKDRKEFKGSLLKQVTEAYEFINLLNKTEATFEGLTRKDERDYPAEAIREALLNAVVHREYSFSGSTLVNIYEDRIEFISLGGIVSGLSLDSIMLGVSQSRNEKLANVFYRLHFIEAYGTGIKKMFNSYEKIGLKPTIKTEIGAFQVVLPNIHYKKIGEKLLGDVFLNKNIEKNTTKIKPLYMDILSFITNKNGATRKEIEEYINLSQTRVITLLKEMLELNLIKKEKDKIDRRTYKYYRK, encoded by the coding sequence ATGGAATTAAAAGAAAATATAAACATTGAATTTAAAAAGGAGTTTACAACAGAATTAAAAAAAGAGGTAGTTGCTTTTGCAAATACAAATGAAGGAACTATCTATGTTGGAATTGATGATTTTGGAAATGTTATAGGGATTGAAAATGCTGATGAGGTACTTAATCAAGTTGTATTATCTATAAGAAATTCCATTAAACCTGATATAACAATTTATTGTAATTCAAAAATAGAAAAAATTAAAAATAAAAATGTTATAGTAATTCGGGTACAAAGAGGAGCATTAAGACCATACTATATAGCAGAAAAAGGATTAAAGCCTTCTGGTGTTTATGTAAGGCAAGGGAGTTCATCTGTTCCAGCTAGTGAAGAAAATATTAGACAAATGATAAAAGAAACAGATGGAGATAGCTATGAAAAACTTCGTTCATTAAATCAAGATTTAACTTTTGATTATACTAAGAAAATTTTTGAGGAAAATGCTTTATCATTTGGTTTAAGTCAAAAAAAAACATTGGGCTTAATAGGTGAAGACGATTTATATACAAATCTTGCTTTACTTTTGTCTGAACAATGTAATCATACTTTAAAAGTAGCAGTATTTGAGGGTATAGAAAAAAATATATTTAAAGATAGAAAAGAATTTAAAGGCTCATTACTAAAACAGGTAACAGAAGCTTATGAGTTTATTAATCTTTTGAATAAAACAGAGGCAACTTTTGAAGGTTTAACTAGAAAAGATGAAAGAGATTATCCAGCAGAAGCTATAAGAGAAGCGTTGCTAAATGCAGTTGTTCATAGAGAGTATTCATTTAGTGGTAGTACCCTTGTAAATATTTATGAAGATAGAATAGAATTTATTTCATTAGGTGGGATAGTTTCTGGTTTATCATTAGATTCAATTATGTTGGGGGTATCACAATCAAGGAATGAGAAGTTGGCTAATGTATTTTATAGGTTGCATTTTATTGAAGCCTATGGAACTGGAATAAAAAAGATGTTTAATAGTTATGAAAAAATAGGCTTAAAACCTACAATAAAAACAGAGATAGGAGCATTTCAAGTTGTTCTTCCTAATATACATTATAAGAAAATAGGAGAAAAATTATTAGGAGATGTTTTTCTCAATAAAAATATTGAAAAAAATACTACTAAAATAAAACCTTTATATATGGATATTTTAAGTTTTATTACTAATAAAAATGGAGCAACAAGAAAAGAGATAGAAGAATATATAAATTTAAGTCAAACTAGGGTTATAACACTTTTAAAAGAAATGTTAGAATTAAATTTAATAAAAAAAGAAAAGGATAAGATAGATAGGAGAACTTATAAATATTATAGGAAATAA
- the kal gene encoding 3-aminobutyryl-CoA ammonia lyase, whose amino-acid sequence MKSLIRLRMSSHDAHYGGNLVDGARMLQLFGDVATELLIQLDGDEGLFKAYDSVEFMAPVFAGDYIEAEGEIVNVGNSSRKMVFEARKVIVPRPDISDSAADVLAEPIVVCRATGTCVTPKDKQRGKK is encoded by the coding sequence ATGAAATCTTTAATTAGATTAAGAATGAGTTCTCATGATGCTCATTATGGAGGAAATTTAGTTGATGGTGCTAGAATGCTACAATTATTTGGAGATGTAGCAACTGAGCTTTTAATCCAATTAGATGGAGATGAAGGATTATTTAAAGCTTATGATAGTGTAGAATTTATGGCACCAGTTTTTGCAGGGGATTATATTGAAGCTGAAGGTGAAATTGTAAATGTAGGAAATAGTTCAAGAAAAATGGTATTTGAAGCAAGAAAAGTAATAGTGCCAAGACCAGATATTTCTGATTCAGCAGCTGATGTATTAGCAGAACCAATAGTTGTATGTAGAGCAACTGGAACTTGTGTAACACCAAAAGATAAACAAAGAGGAAAAAAATAA